A segment of the Stegostoma tigrinum isolate sSteTig4 chromosome 44, sSteTig4.hap1, whole genome shotgun sequence genome:
ttgtgctggagtataattctgctgctgctgataacCCACAGTGCTTCACGGAaactcagtcttgagttgcttgaTCAGATCGAAGTTTGCCCCATTTCGCACagtgatggtgccacacaacacaatggagtttATTTTCAGTGCGAAGATGGGGCATCACCTCCATAAGGACTGTATGGTGGACACACTTATCAATTCTGTTGTGGACAGATGCAACTTCAGTCAGTAGATTGATGAAAATGTGGTctttttggttccctcaccacctaatTGATACGTACAGTGTCAGAGCTCAGTGACTGGTGACAGATGCACAGTTGGAGCTTAGGTTGGTCATAGATGTACAACTGGAGCTCAGTGATTGGTCATAGATACAGAATCAAGCGTTCTAATTGGTGATAAGTGTAAAATTGGAGCTCAGGGATTGCTGTCATACACACAGCCTGAGCTCAAGGAATGGTAAATATTGGTGAATAGTGTTTGTGTATGGATGAGTGGTGGCAATCAGACATTGGAATGTCTGTAAGTGAGGGGATGATCAGAGATAGCAAGCTTAATAATTGTTGGCAAATTGCAGTACAATTCAGTAATTATGGATGGATGCAGCCACTTTAGCATTGTGAACTGAATGCCTTACTGGGAAAGAATGTAACAAGGGGAGTTAATTCTGTTGCACATTGAGAACACAGTGGTTACTGGGGATTCTCCAACATGAGGATCATTTGGCTGACTGCTTGATTGAAACATTGGGAGTTCATTGGGTGGACTAGAGTTCCTGAAGAGTAGTCATTGACATTTTGACTATTGTTTAATATAAGCCTTATCATTAACTGGGAGATGATAGGAGAAAGAAAACTCATGGAGTGATGGTGGAAATTGGATGATGGAGGTTTTTAGATTCATGTCTTCAAGTACCCAGAGCACACAAAGCTGAGAatgagggtgaactgtgaggaggatgcagaagtacttcagtatgatttggacaagttgtgTAAGTGAGCGAATAGATGTCGGAtgaagttttgtgtgtgtgtgtgcctgactGTTTGATTTGAGAAAGGGGAGTTACAACGAGAATTGGATGTCCTTGAACACCAGACACAGAAAGTAAGCAGGCGGGTGCAGcagctggtgaagaaggcaaatagaacgTTGGTCTTCATTATTAATTATGCTAGATGGGTGctaaggaaattcaccaggagTTGCAGGGTTGAAAAGTCTCAGTTTCCAGGACAAGctaggtttgttttccttggagcacaggGAGCCAAGAAGGGTTCTGATTGAGGAATGCAAAATCAAGACAAATTGACAGAGTAGACGGTGAGAATCTCTTCCACATGGCAGACACATCTAAGATCAGCGTACATAAGTTTAATGAGGAGCAAAATGTTTGTAAGAGATCTGAGGACAtcttttctcacacagagggtggtagatgtgAGGCAGGTGGTGACTGAGCATATTGGAAGCAGGTACTCttgaaacattgaagaaattTCTGAACGGACACTTAAAATTccagggcatagtaggctatggaccaattgctgggaaatgggatcaaTTTTGTTTGGTGTCAGTTAGCATGGGCACagtggactgaagggcttgtttctataCTGTCTTTGTCATTCTATTACTCATAGGGAGATGATTCAAGTGCTGGAGcagggatgtcatgctgcaatcaCACAGGGGCTTAGTTAAAACcaggcctggagtactgtgtgcagttttggtctccttacctcctTATTTTCTCGTCATGGAGTGACTTCGGAAAAGAACatcttatctcagttttaaacattTGATCCATTATTCTGTACCTACTTCCACTATTTTGAGATCCACCcactcgtggaaacatcttctcaacatctaccctgtcaagtcccctcagaatcttgcatgtttcaataagattacattCTTCTAACCTTTAATGAAGAAAGGTCTAACCTGTTAGTCATGCTTCATAAGTCACCACCTTCATCTCAGAAATCAGCCGATAGAATCCCTTTTGTACAGACTGCATTGTTGCTCTATCCCTTCTTAAGCCAGGGAACTAAAGAGAATGTAACGATACAAGGGAGAATGTAGCATTCAAATAATAGATGTCCAAAAATAAAAGTAGTACCTCTCTAACTGGCTTCAGAAGCAGTGACAACTAGGTAGATCAATAGCTGCCACAAAATAGCTCGTCACTTTGGAACCAGCGATGAtgacaaagacatggttacacaGTGACCAAAGTTTAAAAAGAGACaatttcaaaaggacaggcaAAAAAAGGAACCTGCCAAGTCTCCATGAACTGGAATGGGACAGCAAATATATCATAAAGTGACTGAAAGAGTAATGAGAAATTGGACGTCCAATAGGAGTAAGGAACATGTGGACTTTCGAGCCCAGTAAGTGTATTACAAAGTCGTTTACTGGAGATCAGTGGAGAGATGGGGAATGTGGGCTTGGTTGGGAACTTGTTAATATGACAATGGAAGCTGTGAGACAGGTGACAGTGTATGGTGAAAAAAGAAACATATCAACACACTCCAATATGTTAAGCACCCTGTTCTAGAGGTGATGCTTCAGCCCAGACTTAAGGTCAATACCATTATGTCATACAGCCCCTGAGAGATTAGGAAAATTTTAACTCACTGTCAGATAATAAGTGAATAAACCAAACTACTTGAGTAATGGTGAACACCCAACAATAGGAGCACATTGTGTGAGACTTAAATGGGGCAAGGTAGTGTTAGACTTGtcaattgatttgattttattatcatgtgtactgatgtgcagtgaaaagctttgtttatgggtAGTACAGGCAGCTAATAGTAAGCGagggtgtacagatcaaaatgaCTTGTACAGAtcacattgcacagggcatgcaaGAGGTGAGATCAACATGAGCAAGGTAAATAATTATTTGAGGCTATAGACTTGGACTCGTCTTATGCACTGAATTCTAGACAGAAGGATAAGATGTTtctgagatggtaggaactgcagatgctggagattctgaacttaaaaggtatagaactggatgaacgcagcaagccaagcaccatcagaggagcaggaaagctgacgttttgggcctcaacccttcttcatttctgaagaagggtctaggcccaaaatgtcagctttcctgctccactgatgctgcttgccctgctctgttcatccagctctataccctcTTATCTCAGAAAGATAAGACGGTGTGTTCATTGAGTGACCAGGAGGAAATTGGGAAGAGAAGTTCTGGGCTAAGGAGTTTGGGGAAATGGAGTTACAAAATTGGGAAAATTAGTGTGAAGGGCTCACATCAATGTGAACTCTTAGCAAGGGGACGGTTGACAATTTGGAGGCTAGTGGGTGATTGAGAATTCGACAGGTTGTGATGCTTGACCAGCAAGGACTCTTTAGAATAAAGCCCCCAAAAATAACAAAGCTCACTCATGGAAGTACAGTGAGTGGGGGTTGGGAAATAATTTGAGAGCTAAGAAATTAAGACACTGAGTAACTTGGTGAGACTTAGATAATGGGAGTTGAATGAAGGGATTGCCATGGAGAAGTGACAGTCACTGCTTAGTGGTGAGAGTTTGAGAGGGAATGATGCAAATGATGAAGCAATGACAAATCATAGTGATGAGAACTGGTAACAATTATGGGAGCTCACtgaagtgagagggagagagtgaaaagagagagaacagcagatcTGTCACTAATGCAGGGAGTGAGACAACAGAAACACTGAAAGTGTGGAGGAGTCAGGAAGAGGATCTCACTGAATGAGGGACAAATGATCAACTTTATCTCATTcagattgttttttttcccctcacagatACTTTCCACTGCACATGCTCACCTCCTCACCTATTCTTTCCAGCGTCGTTGAATTCATTAATGTGTGAAGTATAAACTGTTGTAACCTGCTCTTCTCTTTCCCTCTCCAATAGCAAACCTAATGACCATCGTGGTTTTGTCCCGGGGAAATTGTGGCATCTCCCGATGTACTGGTCGGTATCTGGTGTCCATGACAGTTGCAGATTTGCTTGTTATCATCTTCTGTGTGATCTTGAACCATCTCGGATCTCTCCACCTTCCCATCTCCTTCCTCAAGCACTACCACGTCTGCAGTCTGAACAGCATCACGAATGCAGCAGTGGTGGACAGCTCAGTCTGGCTCACTGTCGCCTTCACCCTTGATCGCTTCATCGCTGTCTGTTGTCCGAAGTGGAAGGTGCGATACTGCACAGAGAGAACGGCAGCCTGGGTAATCCTGACAATCTGCACAGTGAGCTACCTGAGAAACATCCCGCGCTACTTCACCTATGAACCTGATCCCACCCGTGGACCATTCCCACTCTGCCGCCTCCGTAATCTGTGTACCAAAACTCCTTGGGCAGCCTATCTGTGGTCGGCCACCATCTTTACACCCCTCATTCCCTACGTATCCATCTTACTCCTGAATGTCCTGACTGTCAGGCACATCCTGGTGGTCAGTCGTGTCCGTAAGACATTCCGGAGTCAAGGCCACAATGGAAAAGATGGAGATCCAGAGATGGAGAGTCGAAGAAGATCCATCATCCTGCTCTTTGCCATATCAGGAAACTTCATCGTGTTGTGGATGACCAGGGTGGTGGACTTTGTGTTCCAGGAAATGTTGCTGAACTTGAGCTCAATGAGCATAGTTACCCATGTCGGGGAGATGCTGATGTATCTGAGCTCTTGCACCAACACCTGCATTTACACACTCACCCAGGCAAAGTTCAGGGGGGAgattctggactcaatatcaaactCATAAATTTTAGGGCCTGcgtaccttctcccatgtccttcccCCAACCTCCACACAGTGGACCTTGTCATTCACTTGGGCTGCTATGACATACAACCATTGTCAGCCATTAAAGCCCCCAGTAGCATCTCTACagtctcccaggctgacctttactagaacatagaacagtacagcacagtgcaggccctttggcccacgatgttgtgccaaacttttaccttaatcctaaggtctatctaacccccacccctactttatagtatcatccatatgcctgtctaatagccacttaaatgacCCAAATGcccatctgtttcttttttcttctctctctctctgagctccaTTCTCACCTACTATttactccttcccccaccccttctctaacattctgatgaagggtcactggactcgaaacattaactctgctttgtctctgcagatgctgccagaccagctgagtttttccaacaatttctgactttgtttctaatttccaacatccccatttctgtaaGTATCTTTCCCCCTCTATATTCTGTCTGTTCATATATTGGTCAAAAGCCTCTTAAATTTTGCTATTGCATCCACatccatcgcttcctctggcagcacattccaggcacttaacacccactgtattaaaaaaaaacctgcaaatCACTTCTCTTTTAAAAGTATCGGTTTtactttaaacctgtgtccccgAGTAATGAACTCCATaatgagtccatccacagctccagatgCTCCATGCAGCAAGCCCAGGAATTGCAGCTGAACAGACTGCCTGCATATGTACTCATGAAAGACTTTGGAAGTACACCTGATTTTCCATAtattgcaggaggagcattccatGGGGCCAAATTCTCCTGCTATTTCAAACTTTCTTGACTAAATCCATTTTATCAGTAACAGAAAATAACCCAGAAACTGATTTCATACTCTCACCTACCTGTCGTCAAACTCAAGTCCGCCCACTCAAAAGGTAAACAGTCTTTCATCTTACCTTTTATTCCAAAAAAAGACATGTTCAAAACTTCAGCCCCTATTCAGTGTGGATTGCAGGAACTTAAATAGGTTAGCAACCCACAAATTCTTCCTATAACTCTAAAACATGAGAACTGATTTTCAAGAATTGAAAAATTAATGTGGCTTAACAGGCCAGCTTGGTTATTATGTTAACATAACTTGTTTTTATGTAAACAttatatgtaaaaaaaaaacaagtacaGGAGTGGGCTATTCTGCTCTTtgagcctgctacaccattcaaaataaaaaaaactctaacCCTCGATCTCCATGCCATTTTTCTATATTGTCTCCACAGCCCCTGACCCCTTTAATAATGTAAACACATATCAACCCCTtgcttgaatatactcagtgatctgatttgattcattgtagtcacatgtacctaagcacaGCAAAAAGCTTCGTTTTGTGAGTAGTATCGCAACAAAGACATATAGATCATGAGGTGCTTAGACAgaatgaggcatacaaggttacagctgcacaggaacTGTgtaaagcaagatcaacattatttgaagttagaaaggTCGATTCAGCAGCCcattaacagcagggaagaagctgttctcaaaCTTGTTGGTACATGTTCAAGCttctctatcttctgcctgatggaagaggtcagAAGACAGCATAATTGGGTGccaggggtcttt
Coding sequences within it:
- the LOC132207163 gene encoding probable G-protein coupled receptor 139, yielding MGVLTLFLVQEIFYHSLAVIGVGANLMTIVVLSRGNCGISRCTGRYLVSMTVADLLVIIFCVILNHLGSLHLPISFLKHYHVCSLNSITNAAVVDSSVWLTVAFTLDRFIAVCCPKWKVRYCTERTAAWVILTICTVSYLRNIPRYFTYEPDPTRGPFPLCRLRNLCTKTPWAAYLWSATIFTPLIPYVSILLLNVLTVRHILVVSRVRKTFRSQGHNGKDGDPEMESRRRSIILLFAISGNFIVLWMTRVVDFVFQEMLLNLSSMSIVTHVGEMLMYLSSCTNTCIYTLTQAKFRGEILDSISNS